One window of the Lathamus discolor isolate bLatDis1 chromosome W, bLatDis1.hap1, whole genome shotgun sequence genome contains the following:
- the LOC136004318 gene encoding PSME3-interacting protein-like isoform X1, with the protein MEKGQIWGLRMGSSTMDGADGTADLVINKRFVSESELEERRKRRQEEWEKVRKPEDPEECPQEAYNSHSLYKILQEQREKKQEFEEQFKFKNMVRGLDEDETHFLDEVSQPQELLENQQREELKELNEYRSSLTEVGVSVDPKKETEKKLPMKLVESKNTFSQAKLLAGAVKHRSSDGGNSVKRLKLDTDHDEKNQEKTSCVPLGSSSVGGSTVHCSSAAVCIGILPGLGTYSGSSDSESSSDSEGTINSTGKIVSSVFRSNNFFDGP; encoded by the exons atggaaaaaggtCAAATCTgggggttgag GATGGGCTCTTCCACAATGGATGGGGCAGATGGTACTGCTGACCTTGTGATTAACAAGAGATTTGTGTCTGAATCTGAGCTAGAGGAGCGACGGAAGAGGAGGCAAGAGGAATGGGAAAAGGTCCGAAAACCTGAGGATCCAGAAG AATGCCCACAGGAGGCATACAACTCACATTCCTTGTATAAAATACTTcaggaacagagagaaaaaaagcaggagTTTGAGGAGCAGTTTAAATTCA AAAATATGGTAAGAGGCTTAGATGAAGATGAGACTCATTTCCTTGATGAGGTTTCTCAGCCGCAAGAGCTACTAGAAAATCAACAAAGAGAAGAGCTGAAAGAACTGAACGAATACAGA AGCTCTCTCACCGAAGTGGGAGTCAGTGTGGACCCAAAGAAGGAAACTGAGAAGAAATTGCCCATGAAGTTAGTGGAAAGCAAGAACACATTCTCTCAGGCAAAGCTGTTAGCAGGAGCTGTGAAACACAGAAG TTCAGATGGTGGTAACAGTGTGAAGAGGTTGAAACTAGACACTGATCATGATGAAAAGAATCAAG aaaaaacatCCTGTGTTCCCTTGGGGAGCAGCTCAGTGGGAGGCTCCACAGTCCACTGTTCCTCAGCAGCCGTGTGCATTGGGATCCTGCCTGGCCTGGGCACCTACTCGGGCAGCAGTGATTCAGAGTCCAGCTCGGATAGCGAAGGCACTATTAATTCCACTGGGAAGATTGTCTCTTCTGTCTTCCGTAGCAACAATTTCTTTGATGGTCCATAA
- the LOC136004318 gene encoding PSME3-interacting protein-like isoform X2: MGSSTMDGADGTADLVINKRFVSESELEERRKRRQEEWEKVRKPEDPEECPQEAYNSHSLYKILQEQREKKQEFEEQFKFKNMVRGLDEDETHFLDEVSQPQELLENQQREELKELNEYRSSLTEVGVSVDPKKETEKKLPMKLVESKNTFSQAKLLAGAVKHRSSDGGNSVKRLKLDTDHDEKNQEKTSCVPLGSSSVGGSTVHCSSAAVCIGILPGLGTYSGSSDSESSSDSEGTINSTGKIVSSVFRSNNFFDGP; this comes from the exons ATGGGCTCTTCCACAATGGATGGGGCAGATGGTACTGCTGACCTTGTGATTAACAAGAGATTTGTGTCTGAATCTGAGCTAGAGGAGCGACGGAAGAGGAGGCAAGAGGAATGGGAAAAGGTCCGAAAACCTGAGGATCCAGAAG AATGCCCACAGGAGGCATACAACTCACATTCCTTGTATAAAATACTTcaggaacagagagaaaaaaagcaggagTTTGAGGAGCAGTTTAAATTCA AAAATATGGTAAGAGGCTTAGATGAAGATGAGACTCATTTCCTTGATGAGGTTTCTCAGCCGCAAGAGCTACTAGAAAATCAACAAAGAGAAGAGCTGAAAGAACTGAACGAATACAGA AGCTCTCTCACCGAAGTGGGAGTCAGTGTGGACCCAAAGAAGGAAACTGAGAAGAAATTGCCCATGAAGTTAGTGGAAAGCAAGAACACATTCTCTCAGGCAAAGCTGTTAGCAGGAGCTGTGAAACACAGAAG TTCAGATGGTGGTAACAGTGTGAAGAGGTTGAAACTAGACACTGATCATGATGAAAAGAATCAAG aaaaaacatCCTGTGTTCCCTTGGGGAGCAGCTCAGTGGGAGGCTCCACAGTCCACTGTTCCTCAGCAGCCGTGTGCATTGGGATCCTGCCTGGCCTGGGCACCTACTCGGGCAGCAGTGATTCAGAGTCCAGCTCGGATAGCGAAGGCACTATTAATTCCACTGGGAAGATTGTCTCTTCTGTCTTCCGTAGCAACAATTTCTTTGATGGTCCATAA
- the LOC136004318 gene encoding PSME3-interacting protein-like isoform X3, with protein sequence MEKGQIWGLRMGSSTMDGADGTADLVINKRFVSESELEERRKRRQEEWEKVRKPEDPEENMVRGLDEDETHFLDEVSQPQELLENQQREELKELNEYRSSLTEVGVSVDPKKETEKKLPMKLVESKNTFSQAKLLAGAVKHRSSDGGNSVKRLKLDTDHDEKNQEKTSCVPLGSSSVGGSTVHCSSAAVCIGILPGLGTYSGSSDSESSSDSEGTINSTGKIVSSVFRSNNFFDGP encoded by the exons atggaaaaaggtCAAATCTgggggttgag GATGGGCTCTTCCACAATGGATGGGGCAGATGGTACTGCTGACCTTGTGATTAACAAGAGATTTGTGTCTGAATCTGAGCTAGAGGAGCGACGGAAGAGGAGGCAAGAGGAATGGGAAAAGGTCCGAAAACCTGAGGATCCAGAAG AAAATATGGTAAGAGGCTTAGATGAAGATGAGACTCATTTCCTTGATGAGGTTTCTCAGCCGCAAGAGCTACTAGAAAATCAACAAAGAGAAGAGCTGAAAGAACTGAACGAATACAGA AGCTCTCTCACCGAAGTGGGAGTCAGTGTGGACCCAAAGAAGGAAACTGAGAAGAAATTGCCCATGAAGTTAGTGGAAAGCAAGAACACATTCTCTCAGGCAAAGCTGTTAGCAGGAGCTGTGAAACACAGAAG TTCAGATGGTGGTAACAGTGTGAAGAGGTTGAAACTAGACACTGATCATGATGAAAAGAATCAAG aaaaaacatCCTGTGTTCCCTTGGGGAGCAGCTCAGTGGGAGGCTCCACAGTCCACTGTTCCTCAGCAGCCGTGTGCATTGGGATCCTGCCTGGCCTGGGCACCTACTCGGGCAGCAGTGATTCAGAGTCCAGCTCGGATAGCGAAGGCACTATTAATTCCACTGGGAAGATTGTCTCTTCTGTCTTCCGTAGCAACAATTTCTTTGATGGTCCATAA